In one window of Macadamia integrifolia cultivar HAES 741 chromosome 2, SCU_Mint_v3, whole genome shotgun sequence DNA:
- the LOC122060663 gene encoding uncharacterized protein LOC122060663 has protein sequence MPHRTRPMTALLVFMGVNVVLVSTITPVYDFVCFLPYWERRREHLRKEREAALTKGP, from the exons ATGCCACACAGAACCCGGCCTATGACTGCTCTCTTAGTGTTTATGGGAGTGAATGTTGTTTTGGTATCAACAATTACTCCAGTGTATGATTTCGTTTGCTTCCTTCCATACTGGGAAAGAAGG AGAGAACATCTTCGAAAGGAACGTGAAGCTGCTTTAACAAAGGGGCCCTGA
- the LOC122087918 gene encoding zinc finger CCCH domain-containing protein 40-like: MAHRFLRNLEADGWERSDFPIICESCLGDNPYVRMTKADYDKECKICTRPFTVFRWRPGRDARFKKTEVCQTCSKLKNVCQVCLLDLEYGLPVQVRDTALAINSNDAIPKSDVNREYFAEEHDRRARAGIDYESSYGKVRPNDTILKLQRTTPYYKRNRAHVCSFYVRGECTRGAECPYRHEMPVTGELSQQNIKDRYYGVNDPVAMKLLNKAGEMSSLMAPEDESIKTLYVGGLDARVTEQDLRDNFYAHGEIESVRMVLQRACAFVTYTTREGAEKAAEELSNKLVIKGLRLKLMWGKPQAPKPESENPDDEAVRQQGAVAHGGLLPRQVISQQQNQPPPPPPGALDQQQPHPVHYFNIPPPLPPERTFYPSMDPQRMGAVIQSQEGAGSGSSGSGENKSGPEKPQQGGQHYPYQGMPPQPGHYPQFYPPYGYMPPPPPPQYHYPPPYQSSVPPPPPPPAAQHYQPAGPPGSSQHQ; this comes from the exons ATGGCGCATAGGTTTCTAAGGAATCTGGAGGCCGATGGTTGGGAACGTTCTGATTTCCCCATCATTTGCGAATCTTGTCTTGGCGACAATCCCTACGTTCGAatg ACTAAAGCGGATTATGATAAGGAATGCAAGATCTGTACGCGGCCATTCACAGTTTTTAGGTGGAGGCCAGGTCGTGATGCGAGATTTAAAAAGACGGAGGTCTGCCAGACCTGCAGCAAGCTGAAAAATGTCTGCCAAGTTTGTCTACTGGACCTTGAGTATGGGTTGCCGGTTCAGGTTCGAGATACTGCGCTGGCTATCAACTCGAATGATGCTATCCCAAAAAGTGATGTCAACAGGGAGTACTTTGCTGAGGAGCATGACCGCAGG GCTCGGGCTGGCATAGACTACGAATCCTCATATGGAAAGGTGCGGCCAAATGACACTATATTAAAGCTTCAGAGAACAACACCGTATTATAAGAGAAACCGGGCACACGTTTGCAGTTTTTATGTACGGGGTGAATGCACGAGAGGTGCTGAGTGTCCATATCGGCATGAAATGCCTGTAACTGGCGAGTTATCACAACAAAATATTAAAGATCGTTACTATGG AGTTAATGATCCAGTTGCCATGAAGCTTCTGAATAAAGCAGGTGAAATGTCATCATTAATGGCCCCTGAAGATGAAAGCATTAAGACCCTCTACGTTGGTGGTCTTGATGCTAGGGTAACTGAGCAGGATCTGAGGGACAACTTCTATGCACATGGTGAGATTGAATCTGTAAGGATGGTACTCCAGCGGGCATGTGCCTTTGTAACCTATACTACTAGGGAAGGTGCAGAAAAGGCAGCAGAAGAACTCTCAAATAAGCTAGTCATCAAGGGTCTGAGGCTGAAGCTTATGTGGGGGAAGCCCCAGGCTCCAAAACCAGAGTCAGAAAACCCTGACGATGAGGCGGTGAGACAGCAGGGGGCTGTGGCCCATGGTGGTTTGCTGCCAAGGCAAGTGATATCTCAACAGCAGaatcaaccaccaccaccaccaccagggGCTTTGGATCAACAGCAACCCCACCCTGTACACTACTTCAATATTCCACCTCCActcccacctgagaggaccttTTATCCATCAATGGATCCTCAAAGGATGGGAGCAGTTATCCAATCACAAGAAGGGGCGGGCAGTGGCTCAAGTGGGTCAGGTGAGAACAAATCAGGTCCAGAAAAGCCACAACAGGGAGGACAGCATTATCCCTACCAAGGTATGCCACCACAGCCAGGCCATTATCCACAGTTCTATCCACCTTATGGGTACATGCCCCCACCGCCGCCACCACAATATCATTATCCTCCACCATATCAGTCTTCTGtgcccccaccaccaccacccccagcAGCTCAGCATTATCAGCCAGCCGGACCTCCAGGATCTTCGCAGCACCAGTGA